The Phycisphaerae bacterium DNA segment TCGTGAACGGGATGCGACGGTAGCGCGGGCGGGCCAGCAGGTGGGCCAGAATCGGCCCGATCACCGCAGCCGCCCCGAGCAGAAACAGCACTTGCGTGAATGTCACACTCACATCAGCCTCTTTCGCTTGCCCAAATACGTCATAAGGGCTTTGTCCAGCGGTTCGGAGGTATCGAGCAGGCAGTAGTCGATCGCACTCTTGCCCGCCGTCTGCGCCACGTGGTCGATAAACTCCTGCACCCGCCGGCGATACTCATCCTTCAGCGAGGCCGGAAACGTCCGAAGCCGGTCGCGACTCTCGACGTCCACGAACTCGATCAGCCCCTCGTAGTCCAGGAACCGCTCCTGCGGGTCCAGCGTGTGAAATATGATCACGTCGTGGTTGAGGTACTTCAGGTGCGCCAACCCCTTGCCGATCTCGTCCTGGTCGTCCAGCAGGTCCGAAATCAAAATCACCAGCCCGCGCCGGTGCGACATCTCGGCCAGCGTGTGCAGCACGTCCGCCAGCCGCGTCCGTCCCTCCGGGCGATTCTGTCCCAGCGCGGTCAAAATCACGTTCAGATGCGTCCGTCGCGAGCGCGGCGGAACTCGCGACCGGACCTTCTCAGCGAACGTCGTTAATCCCACGCA contains these protein-coding regions:
- a CDS encoding DUF58 domain-containing protein, which codes for MKSEQTKYLDPKVLSKLGNMELVARCAVEGLFSGLHPSPFHGFSVEYSDHRAYQPGDELKFLDWKVFGRSDKLYIKQFQQETNLFVYLLLDSSLSMSFRGGGSVSKLDYGSYLAAALSYLMLGQGDCVGLTTFAEKVRSRVPPRSRRTHLNVILTALGQNRPEGRTRLADVLHTLAEMSHRRGLVILISDLLDDQDEIGKGLAHLKYLNHDVIIFHTLDPQERFLDYEGLIEFVDVESRDRLRTFPASLKDEYRRRVQEFIDHVAQTAGKSAIDYCLLDTSEPLDKALMTYLGKRKRLM